Proteins co-encoded in one Flavivirga eckloniae genomic window:
- a CDS encoding alpha-amylase, translating into MKILLKRLKLILPICLLLIGCSKERLLDDQSSNERSPNAELIKSAPSKATKASNLKQIGSGVMMQAFYWDVPAGGNWWNTLSGKVQNWSNAGIDAIWLPPVAKAQNGPFSMGYDPFDYFDFGKYNQMGSVETRFGSEDELTSLITSAHNAQLSVIADIVINHNSGGQNEVNPVNGQSNWTKFTPLSGKFNRDYNDFHPNHNHGSDSGIFGGFPDLCHHQVRVQNELWKNSESVAKYYKNVMGFDGWRFDYVKGFEPWVVKDWKNEVGGFAVGEYWDGNAATLDWWTGQAEVSAFDFACYYKMRDAFEGNNLNKLNEDMLWKRNGTKAVTFVANHDTDEIFNGKMLAYAYILTHEGYPTIFYRDYEEWLDKERLNNLIWIHNNLAGGSTSILYTDDNEYVAKRNGHNNAGLVVYINNADSWQERWVETNWSNTVIKDYTGHSGWQPMTQSGNWVKIQVPPKSYTVWAPK; encoded by the coding sequence ATGAAAATTCTTCTAAAACGATTAAAATTGATTTTGCCAATATGCTTATTGCTTATTGGCTGTTCAAAAGAAAGACTATTGGATGATCAATCATCCAATGAACGATCTCCTAATGCAGAACTCATAAAATCTGCACCATCTAAAGCAACAAAAGCTAGTAATTTAAAACAGATAGGTTCCGGTGTTATGATGCAAGCCTTTTACTGGGACGTGCCAGCTGGCGGAAATTGGTGGAACACACTGAGTGGAAAAGTACAAAATTGGAGCAATGCAGGTATAGATGCGATCTGGTTACCACCCGTAGCTAAAGCGCAAAACGGACCTTTTTCTATGGGGTATGACCCATTTGATTATTTTGATTTTGGTAAATATAACCAAATGGGGAGTGTGGAAACACGCTTTGGATCTGAAGACGAGTTAACATCGCTAATTACTTCTGCCCATAATGCCCAGTTAAGTGTTATTGCAGATATTGTGATTAATCACAATAGTGGAGGGCAGAATGAAGTAAATCCAGTTAATGGACAAAGTAATTGGACTAAATTTACGCCTCTATCAGGGAAATTTAACAGAGACTATAATGATTTCCACCCTAATCATAATCATGGAAGTGATTCTGGAATTTTTGGTGGATTTCCAGATTTATGCCATCATCAGGTTAGAGTGCAAAACGAATTGTGGAAAAATTCCGAATCTGTAGCAAAGTATTATAAAAACGTAATGGGGTTTGACGGTTGGAGATTCGATTATGTAAAAGGCTTCGAACCATGGGTTGTAAAAGACTGGAAAAATGAAGTTGGAGGATTTGCTGTAGGAGAATATTGGGATGGTAATGCAGCGACATTAGATTGGTGGACAGGACAAGCAGAAGTGAGTGCTTTCGATTTTGCATGTTATTATAAAATGAGAGATGCTTTTGAAGGGAATAATTTAAACAAATTAAATGAAGATATGCTATGGAAACGCAACGGTACAAAAGCAGTAACCTTTGTTGCTAATCATGATACCGACGAGATCTTTAATGGAAAAATGTTGGCTTATGCATATATACTCACACATGAAGGCTATCCTACTATTTTTTATAGAGATTATGAAGAATGGTTAGATAAAGAGCGTCTTAATAACTTAATATGGATTCATAATAATTTGGCAGGAGGAAGCACCAGTATATTGTATACTGACGATAATGAATATGTCGCTAAAAGGAATGGGCATAATAATGCAGGATTAGTGGTATACATAAATAATGCGGATTCTTGGCAAGAACGTTGGGTAGAAACGAATTGGTCTAACACAGTTATAAAAGATTATACCGGACATTCTGGATGGCAGCCAATGACGCAATCGGGAAACTGGGTGAAAATTCAAGTGCCTCCAAAGAGTTACACCGTTTGGGCACCAAAATAA
- a CDS encoding acyl-CoA dehydrogenase family protein translates to MNSMYFTEEHNLFRKSLQDFLKKEVVPNIEKWEKTGTIDRFIWKKFGDMGFFGINYPEAYGGMNLDLFYTVILLEELQKINSGGFAAAIWAHAYLAMTHLNAEGDEAIKEKYLAPSISGDKIGCLCITEPFGGSDVAGIRTTAVKEGDHYIINGSKTFITNGVYSDYLVVAAKTNPELGNKGISIFVIDREVEGVSATKLDKLGWRASDTGEIAFNNVKVPVANLMGEENKGFGYILQHFSLERLIMGVNAHARAEYALDYALQYMSERQAFGKSIDSFQALRHNISDLYTDMEICKTFNYAVTYRLNKGEYVVKEASMSKLKSTKMADDVIYQCLQFLGGYGYMEDYPMARLLRDSRLGPIGGGTSEILREIIAKIIIDKKEYKPVCD, encoded by the coding sequence ATGAATAGTATGTACTTCACAGAAGAACATAACCTTTTTAGAAAAAGTCTTCAAGATTTTTTAAAGAAAGAAGTAGTTCCTAATATAGAAAAGTGGGAAAAAACAGGAACTATAGATAGATTTATTTGGAAAAAGTTTGGAGACATGGGCTTTTTTGGAATTAACTATCCAGAAGCTTATGGTGGAATGAATTTAGATTTGTTTTACACGGTTATACTTTTGGAAGAACTTCAAAAAATAAACTCAGGCGGTTTTGCTGCTGCGATTTGGGCTCATGCTTATTTGGCCATGACACATTTAAATGCGGAAGGTGATGAAGCCATTAAGGAAAAGTATTTAGCACCGAGTATTTCTGGCGATAAAATAGGATGTTTATGTATTACAGAACCTTTTGGAGGTAGTGATGTGGCAGGCATACGGACAACAGCTGTAAAAGAAGGCGACCATTATATTATTAACGGATCCAAAACGTTTATTACTAATGGCGTTTACAGTGACTATTTGGTTGTGGCTGCAAAAACGAATCCCGAATTAGGAAATAAAGGTATTAGCATTTTTGTTATAGATAGAGAAGTAGAGGGGGTTTCGGCAACCAAACTGGATAAGTTAGGTTGGAGAGCATCAGATACCGGAGAGATAGCATTCAATAATGTTAAAGTACCCGTTGCAAATTTAATGGGAGAAGAAAACAAAGGGTTTGGCTATATATTACAGCACTTTTCTTTGGAGCGTTTAATAATGGGGGTAAATGCACATGCGCGTGCCGAATATGCCCTCGACTATGCTTTACAATACATGTCCGAACGTCAGGCTTTTGGAAAATCTATAGATTCATTTCAAGCTCTAAGGCATAATATTTCAGATTTATATACCGATATGGAAATCTGTAAAACTTTTAATTACGCGGTTACATATAGATTGAATAAAGGCGAGTATGTAGTAAAAGAAGCATCGATGTCAAAGTTGAAGTCTACAAAAATGGCAGACGATGTTATATATCAATGTCTTCAGTTTCTAGGTGGTTATGGTTATATGGAAGACTACCCGATGGCTAGACTTTTAAGAGACAGTAGGCTAGGACCTATAGGAGGTGGTACATCAGAGATTCTTAGGGAAATTATTGCTAAAATAATTATTGATAAGAAAGAATATAAACCTGTATGTGACTAA
- a CDS encoding ComEA family DNA-binding protein, with translation MQNFKSHFTFTKEQRNGIFLLILLILGLQCVYFFADFSPEAILVNKEELERFNKEIDSLRLVQLEKSKPKVYPFNPNYITDFKGAALGMSNIEIDRLLAFRKQNNWIVSAKQFQEVTKVSDSILSRISPYFKFPEWVTNPKRKRAPVFNRKNIAKTFEEKQDLNKATAEQLQTINGIGKVLSKRIIRFRNKFVGGFIDDVQLRDVYGLTSELIDQLTKNFTVKTPRQVQKININKATIESLVNVQHIDYDLAYNIVEQRKLREGYKSLDELTKVKDFPVNKINIIKLYLSLD, from the coding sequence ATGCAAAATTTCAAATCCCATTTCACGTTTACTAAAGAACAGCGAAATGGGATTTTTTTATTAATCCTACTCATTTTAGGATTGCAATGTGTTTATTTTTTTGCAGATTTTTCGCCAGAAGCTATTTTGGTAAATAAAGAAGAACTCGAAAGATTCAATAAGGAAATAGATTCGCTTAGATTGGTACAGTTAGAAAAAAGCAAACCTAAAGTATACCCATTCAACCCAAACTATATTACAGACTTTAAAGGAGCAGCTTTAGGAATGTCTAATATAGAAATTGACAGGCTGCTAGCTTTCAGAAAGCAAAATAATTGGATTGTTTCAGCAAAGCAATTTCAAGAAGTTACTAAAGTATCAGATTCAATTTTAAGCCGAATATCTCCATATTTTAAATTTCCAGAATGGGTTACTAACCCAAAAAGAAAACGAGCACCAGTTTTTAATCGTAAAAATATTGCAAAAACCTTTGAGGAGAAGCAGGATTTAAACAAAGCAACGGCAGAGCAATTACAAACCATAAATGGTATTGGAAAAGTGCTATCTAAACGTATTATAAGATTTAGAAATAAATTTGTTGGAGGCTTTATTGACGATGTACAACTTCGGGATGTATATGGTTTAACTTCAGAACTAATTGATCAACTAACAAAGAATTTCACCGTAAAAACTCCAAGACAGGTTCAAAAAATAAACATAAATAAAGCAACAATAGAAAGTTTAGTAAATGTTCAGCACATAGATTATGATTTAGCCTATAATATAGTAGAACAACGTAAATTAAGAGAAGGATATAAATCTCTTGATGAATTAACAAAAGTAAAGGACTTTCCAGTAAATAAAATCAATATAATTAAATTATATTTGTCCCTCGATTAA